The sequence below is a genomic window from Bacteroidota bacterium.
GTATCGGGGCGAAGGAGAAAAATTAATTAACGTAGTAATGGCACCACCCTGGGATGGTGTGTTTCTGAAATATTATTTTCAATTTTTAGAAGAATTAAAAAGTGTGCTTAATGCCGATACAGCTACCTATAATACAGTAGCTCAAATAAAGGTATGTGGCATAAATAATTATACAGCAGAGCTTGCACTGCCACGATTGGTGTACGAAACCAATGGCAACGACACCACTACCAATGCGCACGACATCTGGCTCGCGGCAGGCTATCGCCCAAGCAAAGTGATGGATGCTTATGGATTAATATTAAAAAAATACATCAAGCTTTTTAAAGACAAGCCGCTGGATGTGCCTATGGTGCCCGACCCTTATAGTTTTCCACTTATTAGTAATGAAGGAAATATTATTCATAAAAATAATCAGAGCATTGCTGCCCGATTAATTAATAAAGCTGTTAACAGTGGCAGTAAACGAATGATGATACAATGGAATGCTTTTTCGAAAAACTTTGTGCCTTCATTAATTGATACAGCCATGTTTAATGGTGCGCAAGGTGGCTTACAGGTTTCGTTTAAATACTTTGGCAACCCATCGGCTGCGTTACACGATTCGTTAAAATTTCTTTTTGAATATGCCTATGCCAAAAATATAAATTACATGGAGGTTCATCCCAATACCTTGCGCAATCTGCCTGATGCGTGTACCTATGGTCATGAGTTATTGCATAAACGTGATGGGCTGCAACCCGAAATTGAATTGGCAGCTATAGCGCAAAATGCTCCGAACCCATTTTCAGACTTTACCTCCATTACACTCACTGCTGATTTGCCTCGGAAGCCATTGCTTGAGATTTATAATGCCAACGGACAGCTTATAAATAAGATAAAGCCGGTAAAAAGAGGAGAAAATACCTACATCTATTTTGTAGATGGAAATTATCTGATTCCGGGAACGTATATATACACCGTTAAATTAGAAGATAAGCTGTTGAGTGGAAAAATGGTGAAGCAGTAGGGGTAAGAGGCACTAACCCTGCAAACAGCTCCGTGGTTCTACTATGAATAGTGAATTGCCTTAGGCTAACTCACTGCAAGTTAAATAAACTTTATTTTTTTGGCTGCAAACATGCACATGCGTAGTAGAATAAGGCCATGTGTAAAACGCGAAATATTTGTGTCGCCATAGGTCCTTTCGCGATAGCGAATTGGAATTTCAACAATGCGCATGTTTAATTTGTATGCACCAAATATCAAATCGAAATCGCCAAAGGGATCGAAGTCACCAAAAAATTTCCGGTTGATAACCAGGTTGTCGTAGTCTTTGCGAAAGATTACCTTAGTACCACACAGTGTATCTTTAAATGGTTGCTCAAGCAACCATGTAAAAGCAGATGAGAAGAATTTGTTTCCAAGCAGGTTTAAAAAGCGCATGGCTTCTTTTTCCATTTGATAGATAAGCCTCGAGCCATTAATAAAATCGCCTTGTCCACTGGCAATAGCATTGTAAAACTTTGGCAGGTCTTCAGGTGGAACGGTAAGGTCAGCATCTAGTATCATTAGTATATCGCTGGTCGACATTGCAAATCCGGTTTTTACTGCATCATTTTTTCCTTTACCAGGTTGTTGTCCTATCTTGATATCATATTGGCCCTCATATTTTTTCTTTATCTCCTGTATCACTTGCCAGGTATTGTCGGTACTATTGCCTTCTATAAATATTATTTCCTGGTGTTTGCTGAATTTGGGCATCCGTGTAATGGCATTTTCAATATTGCCCGCTTCGTTTCGTGCAGGTATTACAATCGATACAGAATATTTTTCATCCAAATTTTTTTCGGTTTCATGCTTGGGCTTTGCAAACGAATACATATTTAATGCAAAGAATTTGAATATTGGTAAACGTACCAATATCTTATTGCACAATGGGGCAAGAAGCGGTATGCGAAAAGGTAACAACATTGAATTTACTCTGCGATAAACATCAAAGCCGGACAGTTCGAGCAAATTACGAATGTCTTGTTGCGACAGCCAGTTTTGATTCGGTGTTTTGGTTTTAATTCCCAATCGCTCTCCCCATTTTATAACGGGTTCCCATAGATAACTGTAATAGGTGATTATTATTTTTGTGTATTGATGACACACTCGGTGAAGTTGCTCAAATACCTGCTGCACATCATCCACATAGCCTATTAGATTTGATAGAATTATCAAATCAAATTTTTGATCAAG
It includes:
- a CDS encoding T9SS type A sorting domain-containing protein encodes the protein MYRHTHILLILWLGLINNIAAQVIQHPTGLYILNDSLNGSISSDLLTYEQADGYVCRYKWSALHTAPNVYNFQALLSNIHTAHQHGKKVCIAVTAGNGTPAWLFTEGAEKLSFKEITYRGEGEKLINVVMAPPWDGVFLKYYFQFLEELKSVLNADTATYNTVAQIKVCGINNYTAELALPRLVYETNGNDTTTNAHDIWLAAGYRPSKVMDAYGLILKKYIKLFKDKPLDVPMVPDPYSFPLISNEGNIIHKNNQSIAARLINKAVNSGSKRMMIQWNAFSKNFVPSLIDTAMFNGAQGGLQVSFKYFGNPSAALHDSLKFLFEYAYAKNINYMEVHPNTLRNLPDACTYGHELLHKRDGLQPEIELAAIAQNAPNPFSDFTSITLTADLPRKPLLEIYNANGQLINKIKPVKRGENTYIYFVDGNYLIPGTYIYTVKLEDKLLSGKMVKQ
- a CDS encoding glycosyltransferase, yielding MNKKEYFDQIAGNRVKNRKSHRYYWDDITKYCNYFSHENYSVLEIGCGTGELIHEINGKNKTGIDFSANMIEIAKSQFKDVDFLVMSAEDIQLDQKFDLIILSNLIGYVDDVQQVFEQLHRVCHQYTKIIITYYSYLWEPVIKWGERLGIKTKTPNQNWLSQQDIRNLLELSGFDVYRRVNSMLLPFRIPLLAPLCNKILVRLPIFKFFALNMYSFAKPKHETEKNLDEKYSVSIVIPARNEAGNIENAITRMPKFSKHQEIIFIEGNSTDNTWQVIQEIKKKYEGQYDIKIGQQPGKGKNDAVKTGFAMSTSDILMILDADLTVPPEDLPKFYNAIASGQGDFINGSRLIYQMEKEAMRFLNLLGNKFFSSAFTWLLEQPFKDTLCGTKVIFRKDYDNLVINRKFFGDFDPFGDFDLIFGAYKLNMRIVEIPIRYRERTYGDTNISRFTHGLILLRMCMFAAKKIKFI